A region of the Roseobacter denitrificans OCh 114 genome:
GAGTTTCACCTCGTGTCCCCTTGACTGGTGCAGGAGTCCCTGCAGTGGTTGTGCGCTAAACAAACGACGGGGACGCTGGGCATTGGAAGTTTTCGGCACCAAATTGAAGGGCTGAATCTGGGAAAGAGTCTAAAAATTATGCAAAAATGGAAATATGCCTAATAATTAATCACACAAATGATCAAAGTGACGTACCGGAGCGGGTCACAATCGGGCAAAAGCCGGTTAGAGTGTCGAAAACAACAATGGGCCGGGCAGGTTCTTTATGAGTGGTAAACCCAAAGGTAAAAAGCCCTTGGTCGCGGACAAACGCTATGTGTCCCGCAAGGCAAAGACGGCAAAACCGCAGCCACGGCGCGCGAAGAAAAAGCCGCGCCGTGTCGCAAAGCAACGCGGTGGCATCATCGGTTTCTTTCAGCGGATCATCCGGTGGGTACTGCGGCTGATCTGGCGCATAACGTGGCGCGTGGGTCTGGTCGCTACGCTCATGCTGGCTCTGGCGGTCGGATACTATTACACAACCTTGCCGCCGGTGGATCAACTGCTGGACGCGCGGGCCCGCGGTTCGGTCACATTGCTGGATCAGGACGGACAGGTCTTTGCCTGGCGCGGCGATCAATTCGGGGGCGTGGTGACTGCGCAAACCGTGTCGCCGCATCTGAAAAACGCGATTATCGCCACCGAGGACCGCCGCTTTTATCGCCATTTCGGGCTTAGCCCGCGCGGTATCGCAAGTGCAGTGCGCATCAACCTGAGCGAAGGACGTGGCCCGCTGCAAGGACATGGCGGGTCAACGATTACACAGCAGGTGGCGAAACTCTTGTGCCTTGGTGTGGCTTTTGATCCGGAGAAGCAGACCGAAGCGGAATATGAGCGCGAGTGCCGCCGCGGCACGGTAAAGCGCAAGGCCAGCGAGGCGATCTACGCGCTGGCGATGGAGGCCAAGTATTCCAAAGATGAAATCCTGACCATCTACATGAACCGGGTTTTTCTGGGCGCCGGGGCGCGCGGTTTTGAGGCGGCCAGCGAACGCTATTTCGGCAAATCCGCTGCCAACGTAGAACCGGCGGAAGCTGCGATGCTGGCTGGTCTGTTGGTGGCGCCCACGCGTTTCGCGCCGACCAATGATCTGACCCGCTCGCAACGCCGGGCGGCAACCATTGTCCGGCTGATGAATGAGCAAGGATATCTGACCGACGCCCAGGCGCGGGACGCCCAAGAGAATCCCGCGCAGCTTTCGCAGGCGGCGGAGGCGCGTTCGGGGGGGTATTTTGCGGATTGGGTCATGTCGTCGGGGCCGGAGTTCTTTACCCGCAAGACCACTGAGGATGTGATCATCAAGACGACTTTGGATCAGCGCATTCAGCGCAGCGCCGAAGAGGCGTTGCAATGGGTCTTTGACAACAAGGTGCGCGCAGGCAGTGAGGCACAGGCCGCCATCGTCGTCATGTCCGCCGATGGTGCGGTGCGCGCAATGGTCGGCGGACGCAACACGAGAGTATCCGGTGCCTTCAATCGCGCGGTCCAGGCCAAGCGGCAAACCGGATCGGCGTTCAAGCCATTCGTCTACGCCGCGGCACTGGATCTGGGCTATTCCCCCAATGATACCGTCACGGATGAACCGCTCACGATTGATATCCCAGGGTCGGGCCCGTGGTCGCCGCGCAACTATACCAACAAGTATTATGGCAAGGTCACGCTGACCCACGCGCTGCGCGACAGTCTGAACATCCCTGCGGTCAAAGTGTCCGAGTTTGTAGGACGCGACCTTGTGCGGCAGGTTGCGAATGGCTTCGGATTGGAGAGCGACCTCGCCGCCGGGCCCGCGCTGGCGCTGGGTGCATCGGAAAGCACGTTGATCGAGATGACCGGGGCGTATGCCGGTATCCTCAACGGTGGCTCATCCGTGCAGCCCTACGGGTTGGTTGAGCTGCGGCTCTTGGGCGATCAGGAGCCGTTGATGGGCACGGGCGGCGGTATCGGCGAACGGATCATCCAGGAAAAGGCCGCCCGTCAGTTGGTCTATATGATGGAAAAGGTTGTCTCTGAAGGCACCGGGCAGCGCGCGGCCTTTGGCGATCGGCAGGTGGCAGGTAAAACAGGCACAACGCAGGCCGCACGGGACGCTTGGTTTGTCGGGTTCTCGGCCGACTACGTGGCCGGTGTCTGGATGGGATATGATGACAACACCCCATTGACCGGCGTCACTGGCGGAGGCTTGCCCGCGGAGATATGGCGCGAAACCATGGCGCGCGTGCATGAGGGAATACCCGCGCGACCGCTTCCCCTTGAAACGCCCGGCAATGATGGGCGCACGCGCGAGGATGAGCGTGATGACAACCGGAACAGCGGTGGTGCGGTGGGTCTGCTGGAGGGTCTGTTGCGCGATATTCTCGGCGGCACCGGCGAGGGCAGGCAGCCCCCGCAGAATGTCAGCGGCTCAGATCGTTGATCCTGAACAGATTACCCGGCGTTCTTGAGGTCATTCACCACGGCATTGATATCGCCACCACGCTTGTCCAGCATGGCACCAATTTCTGTCCGCTCTGTCAGGAGCAGGTTGACGCCTTCAATATAAATATTGAAGAACTTGTCGCTGCCGGAACGGTCAGAGACGTGGAAAGCGACGTCAAACGGGCTTTCCCCGCGCAGGTATGCCTTGGTTCTGACTTCATATCCCGAGCGGATTGCCTTGACGGACTGCACTTCGACGCGGCCACCGATGAAATCGCGGAAACGCTTGCCATATTTGCGGGCGATATACCCTTTGAAGGCGTCGGCAAAAGCGCGCTTTTGAGCATTGCTGGCGCTGCGCCCGTCATTACCCAGAGCATATTGCGCCATGATGTTGACATCGGCGTATTTCACAAACAGCCGTTCGAGATCGCCAAGGATGGCCGCGTCTGACTTGCCTGAATTGATGACTGTCTGCAACTGCGCGACGACGTCATCTACGAGGGTGCGGGCCTGTTGTTCGCTCAGTGCGAAGGCAGGCGCTCCGAGCAAGCTCAAAAAGCCTGCTGTTGCTGCAAGGAAACTGCGTCGGGATGGTTCAAACCGCATGTCTGCTCTCTTTCTTATTCCGCGTAAGGATCAAGATAGGGATCTTCTTCTGCACCGCCACCGCCATCAAGCTCAAATCGGCGGTTTTGCAGGTAAACTGATCGCGATTGGGCGTAGCTGTCGGCGCTGTCGTAGAGGATGGAATCAATTGTGCCGCTGATCTTGTCGCGTGTATTGAGCCACGACCCCGCGCGCGCCGTCGGCGGGATGTATTGTTCCGGGCTGGTGTCAATGGTCGCAAAGGTCAGCGGGTTTGTAAAGAAGTCAGTGACAAACCCCACCGCGTCACGCTGCGTTGACGGCCCGAAAATCGGCAGTTCGATATACGCCCCCTCGCCGACGCCCCAAACCGCCAAGGTCTCGCCGAAATCGGTGTCATGTTCCGGGATGTTCAATTCGCTGGCCGCGTCGATGAAGCCTGCAAGCCCAATGGTCGTGTTCATCAGAAACCGCGTGGTCGCAAGGCCAGCGCCGCGCAGATCCCCCTGCAACAGGCTGTTCACCGCCACACCGGGCATCGACAGGTTTTCGGAAAAATCATTTACCCTGTCGCGTATTTCCACCGGCAAAACCGCTGCATAGCCCTTCGAAACCGGTCGGACGAGGTTTTTATCAAGACCCTTGTTGAATCGATGGATGGCCCTGTTCTGCGACTCGTAGGGATCGTTTATGCCATCGGTGCGCGTTGCCGGATCCTGAGACGTGGCGCAGGCCGACAGGGCGAGCGCCATCAGGAGAAACGATGCGGGTTTTAAAAGTCTTTGGATGCGGGCAAAATCAAACAATTGCAGTACCTTATGGCTGTGATCCGTTTTTGCGGAACTATGGTCTGTGCGATCCGAAAGAAACGGTCGTAAATCTGGCGTTTTCGAACGTGCGCACCATACACGGGGCACATGTATACGCCCAAGCTCCCTACTAAACCGTAAGTGACGGCTCGTCATTCAAAAAACACCCGAGCAAATTGCATGTGTCACCCATGCACGTCAACAAGTGCAGCGGGATATTGCCGGACCGCAGTGACCTGTGTCTTTTGGGCGGCGCTTTCGGCTGGGCAAAGCGCTTGCACGTCGCGCGTTTCGTTGGATGCGCGCAGTCGATCAGAACTCTTGTCGGATTTTAATCGCGGGGCGCCACAATTGGGTTGGACGTGCCACATCTGCACCGTAAAAGATGGAATCGGTACGTTTCGCCGGGTCGCGTCGCCATGCGCCAACCTCACATGATCAGGCCCGGTCACAGGAGTTGAAAATGAGCTTTACATCCCGCCTTGCACACCTCGGCGTCTCACTGCCGGATGCGCCCGCGCCCGCGGCGAACTACGTACCTTACGTCAGAATCGGCAATACGGTTTATGTTTCGGGTCAAATCTCAAGCGATTCGGATGGTATGATCATCGGGAAACTTGGCGAAACCATGGATATCGACGCAGGTGCAGCAGCGGCGCGCTGCTGCGCGATCAGCCTCTTGGCGCAGGTTCAG
Encoded here:
- a CDS encoding transglycosylase domain-containing protein, yielding MSGKPKGKKPLVADKRYVSRKAKTAKPQPRRAKKKPRRVAKQRGGIIGFFQRIIRWVLRLIWRITWRVGLVATLMLALAVGYYYTTLPPVDQLLDARARGSVTLLDQDGQVFAWRGDQFGGVVTAQTVSPHLKNAIIATEDRRFYRHFGLSPRGIASAVRINLSEGRGPLQGHGGSTITQQVAKLLCLGVAFDPEKQTEAEYERECRRGTVKRKASEAIYALAMEAKYSKDEILTIYMNRVFLGAGARGFEAASERYFGKSAANVEPAEAAMLAGLLVAPTRFAPTNDLTRSQRRAATIVRLMNEQGYLTDAQARDAQENPAQLSQAAEARSGGYFADWVMSSGPEFFTRKTTEDVIIKTTLDQRIQRSAEEALQWVFDNKVRAGSEAQAAIVVMSADGAVRAMVGGRNTRVSGAFNRAVQAKRQTGSAFKPFVYAAALDLGYSPNDTVTDEPLTIDIPGSGPWSPRNYTNKYYGKVTLTHALRDSLNIPAVKVSEFVGRDLVRQVANGFGLESDLAAGPALALGASESTLIEMTGAYAGILNGGSSVQPYGLVELRLLGDQEPLMGTGGGIGERIIQEKAARQLVYMMEKVVSEGTGQRAAFGDRQVAGKTGTTQAARDAWFVGFSADYVAGVWMGYDDNTPLTGVTGGGLPAEIWRETMARVHEGIPARPLPLETPGNDGRTREDERDDNRNSGGAVGLLEGLLRDILGGTGEGRQPPQNVSGSDR
- a CDS encoding MlaC/ttg2D family ABC transporter substrate-binding protein yields the protein MRFEPSRRSFLAATAGFLSLLGAPAFALSEQQARTLVDDVVAQLQTVINSGKSDAAILGDLERLFVKYADVNIMAQYALGNDGRSASNAQKRAFADAFKGYIARKYGKRFRDFIGGRVEVQSVKAIRSGYEVRTKAYLRGESPFDVAFHVSDRSGSDKFFNIYIEGVNLLLTERTEIGAMLDKRGGDINAVVNDLKNAG
- a CDS encoding MlaA family lipoprotein; amino-acid sequence: MFDFARIQRLLKPASFLLMALALSACATSQDPATRTDGINDPYESQNRAIHRFNKGLDKNLVRPVSKGYAAVLPVEIRDRVNDFSENLSMPGVAVNSLLQGDLRGAGLATTRFLMNTTIGLAGFIDAASELNIPEHDTDFGETLAVWGVGEGAYIELPIFGPSTQRDAVGFVTDFFTNPLTFATIDTSPEQYIPPTARAGSWLNTRDKISGTIDSILYDSADSYAQSRSVYLQNRRFELDGGGGAEEDPYLDPYAE
- a CDS encoding RidA family protein, encoding MSFTSRLAHLGVSLPDAPAPAANYVPYVRIGNTVYVSGQISSDSDGMIIGKLGETMDIDAGAAAARCCAISLLAQVQAACDGDIERLVRVVKLTGFVNSTADFVDQPKVINGASDFLVEALGDAGRHSRSAVSAASLPFGVAVEIEGIFEVQ